CTCGCGGTGGATGAGAAGTCGCAGATGCAGGCCCTCGACCGCAGCGCCCCGGTGCTGCCGATGATGCCAGGGGTGCCCGGCCGGCAGACCCACGACTACGTCCGCTACGGCACGACCAGCCTGTTCGCCGCCTTGGACGTTGCCACCGGCCAGGTGATCAGCCAGCACCAGCGCCGCCACCGCCACCAGGAGTTCCTGCGGTTCCTCAAGACCATCGACGCCAACACCCCGCCCGAGCTCGATCTGCACCTGATCTGTGACAACTACGCCACCCACAAGACCCCGGCGATCAAGACCTGGCTCGCCGCGCACCCCCGCTTCCACCTGCACTTCACCCCCACCTCGGGCAGCTGGCTCAACCTCGTCGAACGCTGGTTCGCCGAACTGACCCGCCGCAAGCTTCGCCGCAGCAGCCACCGCAGCGTCAAAGACCTCGAAACCGACGTCAACACCTGGATCGCTGCCTGGAACGAAGACCCGAAACCCTTCGTCTGGACCAAGACCGCCGACGAGATCCTCGACAACCTCGCCAACTACTGCACGAGACTTAATCAACTCTCCAACGACTCAGGACACTAGACGAGTAATTCCTAAGTCGGTCCGGGGCTGCGAACGCAGCGAAGGGTGTTGATGATCCGTTTGTGACGACAGACATCAACACCCTTCTCACCGCACTGTACGTGAAGATCGACGACTGGCTGGGGCGGCCCCGCAGGTCCGGTCGGCCACCGAAGCTGTCAGATGCTGAGCTGCTGACCCTGGCGGTGGCCCAGGTGCTGCTCGGGATCCGGTCCGAGGCCCGCTGGCTGCGGTTCGTCCCCGCGCATCTGCCCGGAGCGTTTCCCTATCTGCCGGGGCAGTCCGGCTACAACAAGCGCCTACGCGCCGCCGTGCCGCTACTGAAGAGGGCGATCCGGGCGGTGGCCGCGGACACCGACCTGTGGGCCGACTCGGTCTGGGTGGTCGACTCCACCCCGGTCGAGTGCGGCCGGTCCCGGCCCACCGTGCGCCGCTCATGGTTAGCGGGCTGGGCCAGCTACGGCTACTGCCCGTCGCACTCGCGCTGGTTCTGGGGTCTGCGGCTGCACCTGGTCTGCACCCCGGCCGGCCTGCCCGTCACCTGGGCTCTGGCCAACCCCAAGATCGACGAACGGCAAGTGTTGACCGCGGTCCTCGAACACGACCCGGACCTTTTGGCCGAACGCCCAGGCCTGCTGATCATCGCGGACAAGGGCTATGTGTCCGCCGAGCTGGACCGCTGGCTGGCCGAACGCGGAGTGCGGCTGCTACGGCCCTCCTACCGCAACCGCACCCCACGACCCGGCGAGCACCTGCTCAAACCGATCCGGCAACTCATCGAATCGGTCAACGACACGCTCAAGGGCCAACTCGACCTCGAGCTACACGGCGGCCGCAGCATCGAAGGCGTCGCCGCCCGCGTCGCACAACGACTCCTGGCCATGACCGCCGCCATCTGGCACAACCGCACCACCGGACAACCCCTGACCAGGTCCCTGATCGCCTACGACCACTGACCAGGATTAGGACTTACTCGTCTAGTGCGGCGGCGAGGGGGCCTCGGGGGGACGGCCGGCGGCGTGGCGGGCGTCGGCGAGGGCGACGCCGAGCAGTACGAGCGCGGCTACGGCCGCGGTGGCCAGCGGCGGGGCGAGATGCAGGGGGACGGCGGCGATCGCCAGGGCGGCGATGGCGACGACGCGGCGGAGGGACAGCCGGTCGAACACGGCGCGTTCCAGCCGGATGCGGCCGTAGAGGAACAGTGCCGGGCCGCCGAGGCTCGCGAGGAGCCACGCCGGCTCCGGCGCGCCGTCCGGGTGCTTCAGTACGATCTCGAAGCCGACGGCGGTGGCGACGATGCCCAGCACCATGACGACATGGGCAGTGCCGATGGCGCGGCCGGCGGCGTCCCGGTCCCCAGCCGCGGCGACGGTCTCGGCGAGGACCTGGCCGGAGCGGTAGAAGTAGATGCGCCACATCAACACCGTCGACAGGAACGCCACCACCAGCCCCGCGGCGGTCGTCACGGTGACCGGCTGGTTGGTCAGCGTGGTGCCGACGGCGAGCACGGTTTCGCCGAGGGCGATCAGCAGGAACTGCTGGTAGCGCTCGGGCAGGTGGTGGCGGCTGTCCGTGGCCCAGGCACTGACCGGCGGCCCGGCCATCCCCGGTACCGGCCAGCGCAGCTGCGCGGCGATGAAGTCAACGATCACGGCGGCCCCCCACAGGGCGGCCCGGGCGCCGCCGATGACGGCCGCGCCGGCGAACCAGATCACCGCCGAGGCCGCGAACCACAGGACCGACCGGCGGTAGAGGTGGCGCAGGGGGTGTCCGCGCAGCGCGGGTATCAGGATGAGCGGCCGGCCCAACTGCAGGATCACGTACGGCAGCACGAACGCCCATCCGCGGCCGATGAACGCGGCCGGCAGCGACGTCGACATGATCAGCAGCCCGAAGGCACTGGCCAGCACGATCCACTGGATCTTGCGGCGGCGGGGGTCGAACCAGCTGGTGATGTGCGCGGTCGTGATCCACAACCAGATCAGCGGCAGCGACAGCACCGGCAGGAAGGCCATCGCCCGCCACCGCACGACGACGTCTTCGCTGACGATGTCCCGTGCCACCCGGGTGACCACCCCGGCCAGGGCGAACACCAACACCAGGTCGACGAACAGTTCCAGGAAGTTGGCCTGCCGCACGTCCTCGCGACGTTGCAACAGGTCCTGACCGTCTCCACCGCCTTCCCGATGCCCCATACCGCACATACTCGCCCGCCCAACCCCGACTCATTGGGCGTTGGACGCCGTACACCCGGAGGGAAGGCAGCCACCCGCTGACCGCCAACGCCACCTGAGCCGGCCAGCGCCGAGCCGAGTACGGATACTCATCCGCACCTTGACGATCGGCGAAAGGATCGGGCCGTGACCATGACGACGGGTAGGCGTACTCTCCTCGGCGGCCTGTTGCTGGCCGCGGCGACGGTCGGCGCCTGGTTCGCCTGGCTGGGCTGGGACTCGGGCTACACGGTCGACCCGGAGACCGGCGCGATCAGCGGCCCGTACGCGGTGTGGCAGGTGGCCGGCTGCGTGCTCACCCTGGCCGTGATCGCCGCCGTCGGCGCCTGGTGGCTCAGCCCCTGGCTGGTGGCGCCGGTGATGACGGTCGCCTTCACCGTCACCTGGGCCGTGCACGCCGCGTCGACCGACGACACCGGGCTGTGGGCGGTCGGGGCCGTGCTGGTGCTGATCGGGATGGCGGCGGGGAGCACGGTGGTCGCCCTTGTCGCCCGGCGGATCCGGCGCCGCACCGGACGCGGCTCAACCCGGTGACGTCGCGCATGCCGAGGTCGGCGCTGCTGCTCGCCGAGGGCGACTGAGCGGACCACGAGGGGCCCCGCCGAACCGGCGGGGCCCCTCGTGGTCGGGATGCGGTCAGGAGAGGGTCTTCAGGTAGTCGGGGTTGGCCTTGAGCCACTCCTCGACGGCCTTCTCCTCGTCGCCCTTGTGGGTGTTGAACATCAGGTCCTCCAGGGACCCGAGCTGCTGACCGTCCATCTTGAACTTCTTCAGCATCGCCGTGACCTCGGGGAAGTCCTTGCCGAAGCCCTTCCGGGCGAAGGTGTTGATCTGCTCGGCCTGGCCGAGGGTGCCCTTCGGGTCGGCCAGGTCCTTCAGCTCGTACTTCGCGTAGGCCCAGTGCGGGTGCCAGAGGGTGACCGCGATCGGCTTGTGGTCGGCGATCGCCCCGTCGAGCGCGGCGAGCATGGCCGGGGTGGAGGAGGTCTTCAGCTTCATCGCGCCGTCCAGGCCGTAGCCGGGGAGCACCTTCTCCTGGGTGGCCTTGGTCAGGCCGGCGCCCGGCTCGATCCCGATCAGCTGCCCGTCGAAGGTGCCGGCCTTGGCGGCCAGGTCCTCCAGCGAGTCGACGCCGTCGACGTACTTCGGCACCGCGATGCTCAGGCTGGCGTCGTCGTGCCAGACGCCGAGCTTCTCCAGCTTGTCACCGTACTTCTCCACGTACGAGGCGTGCGTCTGGGGCAGCCAGCCGTCCAGGAAGAGGTCGATGTCGCCGCCGGCGAGGCCGCCGTAGACGAGACCGGCCTCCAGGTTCTTGAGCTGGACCCGGTAGCCCTTCTCCTCCAGGATGTGCTGCCACAGGTGGGACGCGGCGATCGCCTCGTCCCAGGCCATGTAGCCGATGGTGATCTTCTTGCCGTTGCCGGACGCGCCGTCCGACTTCCCGCCGCAGGCGGCGGCACCACCCAGGGCCAGGGTGGCGGTCACCGCGAGCGCGAGGACGCGCTTCAGGGTCGTGAACACAGGGTTGTCCTTCCTGATTCGAGCCGGCGGACCCGCGTACGCGGGAACAGGGGTGCCGGTGGAGGGCGACGCTCAGGCGGCCTCCCGCGCGAGGCGTTGCGCCCGCGCGGAGGGGAACCGGTCGCCCACGGAATCGGTCAGTCGGTCGAGCACCACGGCGAGGACCACGACCGCGATGCCGCCCTCGAAGCCGCTGCCCACCTCGACCTGGGAGAGCGCGAACATGATCACGTCGCCGAGGCCGCCGGCGCCGACCATGCCGGCGATGACGACCATGGACAGGGCCAGCATGATCACCTGGTTGACCCCGGTCATGATGGTGGGCAGGGCCAGCGGCAGCTTCGTCCGCAGCAGCACCATCCACGGTGGCGCGCCGAACGACTCCGCGGCCTGGACGATCTCCTTGTCGACCTGGCGCAGGCCCAGCTCGGTCAGGCGTACGCCGGGCGGCATGCTGAACACCAGCGTGGCCAGCACCCCGGGCACGGTGCCGATGCCGAAGAAGAAGATCGCCGGGATGAGGTAGACGAACGCCGGCATCGTCTGCATCAGGTCCAGCACCGGTCGGGCCACCGCCGACGCCCGCTTGTTCTCGGCGATGAACACGCCCAGCGGGATCGCCAGCAGCAGGGCGAGCACGCTGGCCACGAGCACCTGGGCCAGGGTGCTCATGGTCTCCTCCCAGTACGGCATCCCGGCCACCAGGCCGAGGCCGACCGCGGTGCCGAGGCCGAACTTCCAGCCGCGCAGCCACCAGCCGAGCGCGGCGAGGACCAGCACGACCACCACCGCCGGTACGCCGGTGAGCAGGTCGCCGAGCGGGCCGACCAGCGCGTCGACCACGGCGGCGACCGCGTCGAAGAACGGGCCGAGGGTGCCGGTGGCCCAGTCGACGGCGGACTCGGTCCAGGCGCCCAGCGGCACCCGGGGCAGCCAGCTGTCGACCGGCGACTGCGTGACGCTCATGCCGACTCTCCCTTCGCGGCGACCAGTTCGATCTCGTCCGATGCCGGCTCGTCGGCCGGTTCGTCCGCCGTCGGCACCTCGTCGGGGGTGGCGGCGGCCAACGCGCTGAGCAGCGTGATCCGGGGGATCACCCCGGTCAGCCGGCCCCGCTCGTCCAGCACGGCCACCGGGTGCTGGCTCTCCGCGGAGTCGGCGAAGAGGTCGGCCACCGCGGTGTCCTCGGTGACCGTGCGGACCCGCTCGGTCGAGACGTACCCGTCGAGGTTCTGCCGGCCCTCGCGGAGCGCGCGCAGCACCTCGTGCTCGGTGACCGTGCCGAGGAACCTCTTCATCGGCCCCGTCACGTAGATCACCGAACTCTGGCTCTCCCGCAGCGCCTTCGCGGCCACCCGGGGACCGGCGTTCGCGTCCAGGACCTGGTGCGGCTTCTCCATCACCGACGCGGCGGTGAGGATCCTGGTCCGGTCGACGTCGGCGACGAACTGCGCCACGTACCCGTTGGCCGGGTCGGTGAGGATCTCCTCGGCGGTGCCGATCTGGACGATCCGGCCGTCGCGCATCACCGCGATCCGGTCGCCGAGCCGCATGGCCTCGTTGAGGTCGTGGGTGATGAAGATGATGGTCTTGCCCAACTCGGCCTGGAGTTCGAGGAGCTGGTCCTGGATCTCCCGGCGGATGAGCGGGTCCAGCGCCGAGAACGCCTCGTCCATCAGCAGGATGTCGGTGCCGGCCGCGAGCGCGCGGGCCAGCCCGACCCGCTGCCGCATGCCGCCGGAGAGGTCGTGGGGGAGCTTGTCCGCCCACTCCTCGAGGCCCACCATCCGCAGCGCGTCCAGGGCGCGCTCGCGTCGCTCGGCCTTGGGCAGGCCGGCGACCTCCAGCGCGTACCCGGCGTTCTCCAGCACCGTCCGGTGTGGCATGAGCGCGAAGTGCTGGAAGACCATGCTGATCTTCTCCCGCCGCAGCTTGCGCAGCGCGGCGGGCTTCAGCGTGGTCAGCTCGACCCCGTCGATCCGCACGCTGCCCTTGGTGGGGCGGAGCAGGCCGTTGAGCATCCGGATGAGGGTCGACTTGCCGGAGCCGGAGAGGCCCATCACGACGAAGATCTCGCCGGGGCGTACCTCGAAGTTCGCGTCGATCACGGCGGCCGTGGCGGGCAGCCCGGCCAGGGCCTCGGCGCGGGGCGCGCCGTTCGTCAGGCGCCTTACCGCTTCGTCAGCTCGACTGCCGAATATTTTATAGAGCGACTTCACTGCGAGCGCGGACACGATCCCCTCTCCGACGGAAACCGCTGGCGGATCGCGCCATCGGTGACCGTCTTCGCGTCTCGTCCGTCGATATCAACATCGGTCACGTTCTGTGGGCCACACGGGCAGGCCGAGAAACCTACCGACGTCATCGCGATAAATCCAGCCGGTGCTGCGGGGAATGTGGATCTGCACACAAAAACTGCCGCTGCGGAGTTGTCGAATTCGGTCGTCGGCACGCACGGCGGACGTGCTCACCGGCATCGTCGGCCGAACGTTTTCGCTGCTCCCTGGGCTGTTCGTCCCGTACAGTGGCACCGCCGAAGGGTGCCGCGCCGCTGCCACCCTTCGTCCCCGAATAGGGCGTCGGCGATAGAGAAGCGTCAGGTCCGCAGATTTTCGCCCCCGATGTCGTCGCCGCTCGGCGGCGCATATGGGCGAGCCGCTCCCGGCGGTTGGCCGGTTCGCCGCAAGAAATCGCCGAGGACGAATCAGCAGTGTCCGGCCGCGTCGTCCTCACGCTTATGGATGTGATACGGCGCGGCTGATCCGTGGGATCGACGGGTGTACGCGCGAGAACCGGGTCGCGCCGGGCGGGGCATACTTGCCGGATGTCGAAACCGGCTCAGCCCGCCCGCCGGGAGACGGTGTCGCCCATGCTGGCCGCGCTACGCGCCGGCACCCGGGAGCACCATCTCGTCCTGGAGCGTCACCTGAACCTGCCCGGCCGGATCCGCGAGCGGGCGGACCTGGCGGCCGTGCTGGCCGCGCTGCTCGCCTCCTGGGCGCCGGTGGAGCGGCAACTCGCCGCCGCCGACTGGTCGGGGCTGGGGCTCGACCCCCGGCTCGGCGAGGCGGCCGGGCTGCTCCGCGCCGACCTGGCCACCCTCGACGCCGACCCGGCCGACGCGGTTGCCTCCGCCGACCCGCCGGGCGTCCGGTTCGACAGCCCCGCCCGGGCGTTGGGCGGGCGGTACGTCCTGCTCGGCAGTGCCCTGGGTGGCAGCGTCATCGCCCCCGCCGTGGAACGGCTCCTCGGTCTGCCGGAGGGGACGGCGACCGGATTCTTCCGCCGCAGCGGCCGGGTGCCGGGCCGCGACTGGCGGGACTTCCGCCGCGCCGTCGCCGCCCGGGACTGGTCGACCGAGGAGCTGCGCGAGGCGACCGAGGCCGCCCGGGACACCTTCACGTTCGTCGGCCGCGCCGCCGCGCCGATCCTCGGCGACCGGGACGCCGACCCGGCCGCGGCCTGACTCCGCCGCGGTTCGCCCCAGGCGGATCACGCCTCGCCGGGGCGCCCCGACGGCGGGCCGGTGAATTCTCCGGCGACGGTCCGCAGCGCCCGGGTCAGCTCCTGCGCCGACGGCGCCGTCTCCGGGTCGACCAGCCACTGCGCCGCCATCCCGCCGAGCAGTGCCTGGTGGAAGGAGCCGAGCGCGAGCGCCGTGGGTTCGTCAGCGGCGGGGTCGAGCCGGTGGAAGATCTCGGCGAGGCCGAGTCGGGCCTGGCCGGTGACGGCGGCGAACGCCTGACGTAGCTCGGGCTCCCGGTCCAGCTGGGCAATCAGCTCGAACTGGATGGCCCAGAGCGGTCGCAGCCGGGTGAAGGACTTGATGATCCGTTCCCAGGCCGCTTCGAACCGCTGCTCCGGCGTCGCGCGGGCGCTCTTCCTCTTCCCGTCGCCCGCCGAGGAGCCCGACCACCGGGACCTCGCCGCGCAGCGGGCCGCGCTGGCCCGGGCGTTCGCCGGTGCCGGCTGGCGGGTGCCGGAGCTGCTGGACGCGCTGGCGGACGCGCCGGACCTCTACTTCGACTCGATGAGCCAGGTGCGGATGGACAGCTGGTCGACCGGGCGGGTGGGCCTGGTCGGCGACGCCGCCTACGGCGCCTCGCCGGCGTCCGGGCAGGGCACCAGCCTCGGCCTCGTCGGGGCATACGTGCTGGCCGCGTCGCTGGCCGAGGCGGCGGCTGACCCGGCGGCCGGGTTCGCCGCGTACGAGCGCCGGATGCGGCCGTTCGTCGCCGCGAACCAGCAGCTCGCCGAGCGGAACCTGAAGGGCATGGTGCTCGGCTCGGCCGCGCAGATCCGGTTGCAGACGCTGATGCTGCGGCTCATGCCGCGCCTGCCCGGCCGGGAGGCGATGATCCGCCGGGTCACCGAGCCGATCCGCACGGCGGCCGCCGCGATCACCCTCCCGGACGTCCCGGGCCGGGCGGGTTGAGCGGGGCGGGGTCCGCCGCGGTGGACCCCGCGCCGGCGCTCACGCCGGGGGCTGGTCCAGGCGTTCCGCGTACGCGTCGCGCAGCTCGTCCCAGCCGAAGTCCTTCGCCTCGGCCCCGCGGATCGGGCCGACCGGGTCGCCGGCGAGCAGGTGGTCGGCGACGTCCAGGCAGAGGTGCCAACCGGCGGCCATCTGCGGGGCGAGATCGGGCCGGTCGATCCGGTGTCGCAGGGTCAGCCGGGTGCCGGTCCCGGTCGGGGTCAGCTCCCAGCGCAGCAGCCCGTCGCCCCAGCTGTACTCCAGCAGCGACGGCCGCTCGGTGCGCACCACCGTCGCCGGCTCCGGCCAGGTCTGGTCGCCGTCGACGGTGCTGAGCGTGGCGTCGCCCGGCGTGCCGAGGTCCCGGCTGGCCACGAAGGGCGCCCACTGGGCGAGCTGGTCCGGCTCGGTCAGCGCGGCCCACACCTTCTCCGGCGGGTGCCGCAGGTCCCGGACGAACACCAGGTCCCAGCGCTCGTCGGCCGGTACGCGGGCGACCTCGGCGAGCGGGCCGGGTCGGAAGTTGTCGCGGTCCATCGTCACTCCTGACTGTCGAGGTGGTGCTCCAGGGCGTCGAGGTGCTCGGCCCACATCCGCCGGTACGGCCCGAGCCAGTCGTCCACGGCTCGTAGCGGGCGGGTGTCGAGCCGGTAGATCCGCTGCTGTGCGGCGGTCCGGAAGGTGACGAAGCCGGCCTCGCGCAAAACCTTCAGGTGCTTGGAGACGGCCGGTTGGCTCATCCCCAGCGCGTCCACCAGCTCGCCCACGCTGCTCTCCGCCCGGCGAAGCCGGTCGAGGATGCGGCGGCGGGTGGGCTCGGCCAGGACGGTGAAGGCGTCAACGGACACCACCCGAATATGCCTCATCACTCATATGCCTGTCAAGGAATAATGGCTGGTGCGGTTACGTCAGCGGAGCGGCCCGGCCGGTTCCTATGCTCGGGTCATGGAACTGCG
This sequence is a window from Micromonospora sp. NBRC 110009. Protein-coding genes within it:
- a CDS encoding IS630 family transposase, with the translated sequence MPRTGRPKAELVLSDVERQTLMSWARRAKTAQALALRARIVLACAEGATNKDVAAALGVWPQTVNKWRARFVRERLEGLSDEPRPGATRKITDEQVEAVIVKTLEEAPINNDIHWSTRSMAKAVGLNQTAVSRIWRAFGLKPHLVDTWKLSKDPQFIEKVRDVVGLYLDPPDKAMVLAVDEKSQMQALDRSAPVLPMMPGVPGRQTHDYVRYGTTSLFAALDVATGQVISQHQRRHRHQEFLRFLKTIDANTPPELDLHLICDNYATHKTPAIKTWLAAHPRFHLHFTPTSGSWLNLVERWFAELTRRKLRRSSHRSVKDLETDVNTWIAAWNEDPKPFVWTKTADEILDNLANYCTRLNQLSNDSGH
- a CDS encoding IS982 family transposase, whose amino-acid sequence is MTTDINTLLTALYVKIDDWLGRPRRSGRPPKLSDAELLTLAVAQVLLGIRSEARWLRFVPAHLPGAFPYLPGQSGYNKRLRAAVPLLKRAIRAVAADTDLWADSVWVVDSTPVECGRSRPTVRRSWLAGWASYGYCPSHSRWFWGLRLHLVCTPAGLPVTWALANPKIDERQVLTAVLEHDPDLLAERPGLLIIADKGYVSAELDRWLAERGVRLLRPSYRNRTPRPGEHLLKPIRQLIESVNDTLKGQLDLELHGGRSIEGVAARVAQRLLAMTAAIWHNRTTGQPLTRSLIAYDH
- a CDS encoding low temperature requirement protein A, which codes for MGHREGGGDGQDLLQRREDVRQANFLELFVDLVLVFALAGVVTRVARDIVSEDVVVRWRAMAFLPVLSLPLIWLWITTAHITSWFDPRRRKIQWIVLASAFGLLIMSTSLPAAFIGRGWAFVLPYVILQLGRPLILIPALRGHPLRHLYRRSVLWFAASAVIWFAGAAVIGGARAALWGAAVIVDFIAAQLRWPVPGMAGPPVSAWATDSRHHLPERYQQFLLIALGETVLAVGTTLTNQPVTVTTAAGLVVAFLSTVLMWRIYFYRSGQVLAETVAAAGDRDAAGRAIGTAHVVMVLGIVATAVGFEIVLKHPDGAPEPAWLLASLGGPALFLYGRIRLERAVFDRLSLRRVVAIAALAIAAVPLHLAPPLATAAVAALVLLGVALADARHAAGRPPEAPSPPH
- a CDS encoding glycine betaine ABC transporter substrate-binding protein yields the protein MFTTLKRVLALAVTATLALGGAAACGGKSDGASGNGKKITIGYMAWDEAIAASHLWQHILEEKGYRVQLKNLEAGLVYGGLAGGDIDLFLDGWLPQTHASYVEKYGDKLEKLGVWHDDASLSIAVPKYVDGVDSLEDLAAKAGTFDGQLIGIEPGAGLTKATQEKVLPGYGLDGAMKLKTSSTPAMLAALDGAIADHKPIAVTLWHPHWAYAKYELKDLADPKGTLGQAEQINTFARKGFGKDFPEVTAMLKKFKMDGQQLGSLEDLMFNTHKGDEEKAVEEWLKANPDYLKTLS
- a CDS encoding ABC transporter permease, with the protein product MSVTQSPVDSWLPRVPLGAWTESAVDWATGTLGPFFDAVAAVVDALVGPLGDLLTGVPAVVVVLVLAALGWWLRGWKFGLGTAVGLGLVAGMPYWEETMSTLAQVLVASVLALLLAIPLGVFIAENKRASAVARPVLDLMQTMPAFVYLIPAIFFFGIGTVPGVLATLVFSMPPGVRLTELGLRQVDKEIVQAAESFGAPPWMVLLRTKLPLALPTIMTGVNQVIMLALSMVVIAGMVGAGGLGDVIMFALSQVEVGSGFEGGIAVVVLAVVLDRLTDSVGDRFPSARAQRLAREAA
- a CDS encoding quaternary amine ABC transporter ATP-binding protein produces the protein MVSALAVKSLYKIFGSRADEAVRRLTNGAPRAEALAGLPATAAVIDANFEVRPGEIFVVMGLSGSGKSTLIRMLNGLLRPTKGSVRIDGVELTTLKPAALRKLRREKISMVFQHFALMPHRTVLENAGYALEVAGLPKAERRERALDALRMVGLEEWADKLPHDLSGGMRQRVGLARALAAGTDILLMDEAFSALDPLIRREIQDQLLELQAELGKTIIFITHDLNEAMRLGDRIAVMRDGRIVQIGTAEEILTDPANGYVAQFVADVDRTRILTAASVMEKPHQVLDANAGPRVAAKALRESQSSVIYVTGPMKRFLGTVTEHEVLRALREGRQNLDGYVSTERVRTVTEDTAVADLFADSAESQHPVAVLDERGRLTGVIPRITLLSALAAATPDEVPTADEPADEPASDEIELVAAKGESA
- a CDS encoding biliverdin-producing heme oxygenase — protein: MSKPAQPARRETVSPMLAALRAGTREHHLVLERHLNLPGRIRERADLAAVLAALLASWAPVERQLAAADWSGLGLDPRLGEAAGLLRADLATLDADPADAVASADPPGVRFDSPARALGGRYVLLGSALGGSVIAPAVERLLGLPEGTATGFFRRSGRVPGRDWRDFRRAVAARDWSTEELREATEAARDTFTFVGRAAAPILGDRDADPAAA
- a CDS encoding FAD-dependent monooxygenase; amino-acid sequence: MIRSQAASNRCSGVARALFLFPSPAEEPDHRDLAAQRAALARAFAGAGWRVPELLDALADAPDLYFDSMSQVRMDSWSTGRVGLVGDAAYGASPASGQGTSLGLVGAYVLAASLAEAAADPAAGFAAYERRMRPFVAANQQLAERNLKGMVLGSAAQIRLQTLMLRLMPRLPGREAMIRRVTEPIRTAAAAITLPDVPGRAG
- a CDS encoding SRPBCC family protein, coding for MDRDNFRPGPLAEVARVPADERWDLVFVRDLRHPPEKVWAALTEPDQLAQWAPFVASRDLGTPGDATLSTVDGDQTWPEPATVVRTERPSLLEYSWGDGLLRWELTPTGTGTRLTLRHRIDRPDLAPQMAAGWHLCLDVADHLLAGDPVGPIRGAEAKDFGWDELRDAYAERLDQPPA
- a CDS encoding ArsR/SmtB family transcription factor, producing MRHIRVVSVDAFTVLAEPTRRRILDRLRRAESSVGELVDALGMSQPAVSKHLKVLREAGFVTFRTAAQQRIYRLDTRPLRAVDDWLGPYRRMWAEHLDALEHHLDSQE